The DNA region gaggaagcggatttggctcaactgatagagcttctgcctaccacatgggaggtccagggttcaaacccagggcctcctgactcgtgtggtgagctggctcatgcgcagtgctgatgcacgcaaggagtgccctgccatgcaggggtgtcccccgtgtaggggagccccacgcgagaaaagtgcagcctgcccaggagtggcactgtacacatggagagctgatgcagcaagatgacgcaacaaaaaagagacgcagtgtcccagtgccactgataagaatacaggcagacacagaagaacacacagtgaatggatatagagagcagacaactgggggggggagggggccggaaggggagagaaatttaaaaaataataaaataaataaagctaaaaaaaaaagagtggcagTGACTATGTGCCAGAAGAGGAGCTCAGGGCCTGATCTGTCCCCACAGAAACAGCCACGTGCAGGAAGTCCAACAACTCTTCCCTGTTTTTTCTCCTATCCTcccaggccccagggcctccGGCTCATAGTTTCAGGTCATCCTCAAGTATCTCCTCTTTTCCTTTGGCCTCCAATGCAGAGTCCACCCACAGGCCTGTCACTGGGACCCTGATCAGGGGCCTCTAGCAAAGAACTGTGGAGCCCAGTTTTCCCATATGAAGTTGGTGGCTACAGTGCCTGGCTGTCAGCTCAGTGGCTATGGTGACTGAGCCCCATCCTTTTCCCGATCCCAGTGGCCTAGAGGGGACAAGGAGCCAGGCCCATGGAGCTCAGCCAGCATCCCAGCCAGCACCCACAGGGTGGAGGAGAGGACAGGGCCCAGAGGGGGCAGCAGAAAGTGAGCTCAAGTGTACATCTGACCCCTGCTACCTTCTCCCAGAAAATGCGATACTGATTCctctttcaataaaattttattttaaatccttGGTGAAGATCTAGGATACAAATATAAAGTGCTCAACTTTAGAATTGAGGtgtgggagaagagagaaaggcctCCTGAATTTCAGCCATTTGGACTTTCCCAGTTCTTTAGAGATAGATGGAGGAGGGTATagctcaaaatttaaaaaataatagaaaaaaaaaaaaagataaaaatcaccTTGAGTTCCCCCCACCCACGGTGAATGAGGAGCGGGAAGATGTCACCACCACAGACAACCACCAAGAATCACCACAGAGGGAGGAGGTCAGCAGGGTGGAAAGGAGTCTATTACAGGAGATAGTAAGAACAGATGGGTGAAGAGGTGAGTGGGTCCCCAAGGCTCTGCACCAGGGACAGTGTGGCTGCCTGCTCCTCTGGCGTCTCCTCTAGTAAGTGGCGGGCAAAGGCCTGCTCCATCTGTACCGTGACAAGCAGGGAGGAGGGTATCAGTGAGTGCAGCCGGGGCAGATACTGCCTCGGGGAGCTCCCTCCCACCAggggccctttctcctcccgGAAATCCCCCTCACAACCCAGCCCCCCCCCACCAGGACAGGCTACTCTGCCCTGCCTGGAACTCACCTGCACTGTAATAAGACTCggcaggctggggctggggccggggctcTCCTCCCAGAAATCCAGGGTTGCCTGGAACTTGGGTTGGGGACCCAGGCCCCGTAAGTACctgtccaagtctgaaagagAATGGTCAAGggttggaaaaagaaaagagaggagagggcCTCAGATAGACAGAGCCACAGGCATGGGAGCGTGGAGAGGGAGCCATGATGGTAAAAGAGAGGCAGGAGCGGGCCAGCAGGAGACCAAGGCCAGAGCGGGGTGGCAGGGTCACCAAGCTATCTCCCAGGACCAGGAGAAGCAAGGAGCTAAGCTGCTACTCATCATGTGCAGGTAGGCAAAGGTTTAGAGTTAGGAGAGTATTACACACCCTGAAAAGCTCCCCCTGGGTTAGTAGAGTCCTCACAGGCACCCAGATGAGCCCGCACCTTTGTTGCTTGCTCACACACTCCTGACGTGCCTGTGCATCTACTACTAAGGGGTCAGAGTTGAGTGGAGGCAGGAATTGGAATGCCAAGAGCAGGTGGGAGGTCTGGAGCGTGGCAGGAAAGGGCCAGGGGCTGTGGTGTGTGGCGGCTCTCCCAGATGAGGAAGGTGACCATGTGTGCCAGTGTGTATGCAGGGGAGGGCCAGGAGGTCTCAAATCTCTGTACTAGCTTGTCCGTACCCTTTCATGTAAATTATTGTAGGCCTCCATGTGACAGTGCTCCCTGAGTACCAAGTCTTGGGCTGGGCTCCTCGGCAGGTGAAGGACAGCTGCTGCCAGAGCCAGGCACATGACCACAGGGGATGTGCACTGGCCAGGGCTGCCACCTAGGATGGAGGATCTGCTGGCTGACAGGGTGGCCCAGGGGCACCAAAAAGCAGGGGTAGGGGCTCAGGGGCTCGGCTGAGCAGCCTCACCTCGGTAGAAGCAGCCTGTTTTGAAGAGCGCCACGCACTGGTTGCTAGGCAGCAGGTGGAGGCCAGGACCAGGTGGGGCCTGGGGTGCATTCCAGGAGATGGGGATGGAGCAGAGGCGCTGCACGAAGAGGCCTCGGGAGTTGCTGGCCACCAGGATGCCTCTCTCGAGCTGGCTCAGTAGGCGCTGTGTGGGCTCCAGGGGGCCAGGCTTGGGGAACACCACCTGCTCCATGCTGCTCTGGAAGCTCGAGGGCTCGGCCACGAGGCGGCAGTCCAGGCTCTGCACCTGGGCCTCACCCACCACGCGCCCACTGTAGATGAAGGTGAGCAGCAGCGAGTAGTCTGGGGACGGAGAACAGCACAGCTGCACCTGGCGCCCAGGGAGCTGGCAAGCCAGCAGCCGTGCCTCGCCTGCTCTGgctctgcctcccctcagggaACACCTGGTCAGCAGCAGACTTGGGGGGAGATTAAATGGGGCTCCTTGTAAAGCCAATGTCCTCAGTTTACTGAtgagagaaactgaggctgagagagagaatCCAAGCAAAGTCTGGAGAGGTCAAAGCAGGCTGTGGGGCTGGGTAGCACCATACCTTCCCAGGTCAGAGAGGgtgccctccccccctcccccgccccctagTCAGCCAGGGGCTTCCATCAGGTTTTCTGTCACGCAGGAGAGGAGCTAAGACAACACACTGACACACCCCGAGGCCTCAGGAGCTTAACCCACAGGGTCTTGCCGTTTACAAGGTCCCCAGGGACGGGCCCTCCGGTAACCCAAAGAAACGAGTGACTCCAAGTGATATTTCCAAGAACAGAGTGTGGAGGAGGGTGCTGTGGAGACAAGCTGTTCAGATTCTCACTGCCCGGAAATCAGTGCCTCTGTCTGTGGGAGAGGTGGACCCTGCTCGAGGGAGATGACCGGTGGGGAACAGGCAGCAGAGAGGAGCCAGAAATGCCCAGTACCTGAGTCTGGAGGGGGCAGAAGCTCCAGGGACTCTGGGTCCCCTGGAAAGGAGTCCTCTGCTGTGTCTGCACCTGGAAGAGGGGGGTGAAGGCACTGGTCACCCAGAGTTGTGGCATTGGCTGGGCATGGGGAGTGACTCGAGAGGCAGGGAGGTACCTTCCTGTGGCTCAGGGCTGCCGCTGCCACTGCTGCCGCCCCCAATACCTGCGTGGCCTACGCTCCCACTGGCCGGCTCCTCCTGAGGACACAAGTGTCTATCACTGGCCTGCCTCTCCCTCTAGTTCCTGGCCCACCCTCAAGCCCAGCCAGCTCTCACATTATCGAGGGGGTCCTGGAGCACGGAGGGACTGAATGTGCAGCTCTTCACAGCCACCTCGTCCTCCTCCCTCTCAGAGGACACGGAACTGTGGTGGCGCTTTGACGGTGAtttctgggttcctggctgggctGTGGTTGAGCGGGGAAAGAAGGATAAGAACCTTAgggagggggaagcggacttggccgaatggttagggcgtccgtctaccacatgggaggtccgcggttcaaactccgggcctccttgacccgtgtggcactggcccatgcgcagtgctagtgcacgcaaggagtgccctgccacgcaggggtgtcccccgcataggggagccccacacgcaaggagtgcgccccgtaaggagagccgcccagcgcgaaagaaagtgcagcctgcccaggaatggtgctgcacacacggagaactgacacaacaagataacgcaacaaaaagaaacacagattcctgtgcggctgcggacaaagaagactgaCGCAGGAaacagacacagggaacagacaactggagtgggggggaagggagagaaataaataaataaataaaatcttaaaaaaaaaaaaagaaacttagggAGGAACAAGAGGTAGGGGACAGACCAGGAGAGGATgtgcagggcgggggaggggaccCTGGGCAGCACCTCCCCGGTGACAAGGACAGGGCCCAGCTCTGAGAGGGCCTGGAAGAGACCTACCAGCCTGGCAGGAGGCTCAGACCCCCGTCCTTCCTCCCCAGGCTGCTGACCCTGGCCGGGGTTGGGCACAGGGTATGTACCTGGGAGGGTTCCAGATGGCAGCAGCCGGTACACTTTGTATGGCTCAGCCCCATCCATCCGGCCATTCTCAGGAACCTCTTTAAATTCAGGACTCTTGTTGAGGGCGCAGCGTAGCCGTGTCTTCCAGGTGGCAGGGCCTTCAGTGTCTCCTTCCTTATACTTTCCCTTGAACATTGCCCAAGCCTAAGAAAGGAGGGAAGTGAAGAAGCAGCTGGTTACAGACCCCAGCTGACCCCCAACAGGACTGTTCATGGGCGTGCGACCCGACCACTTGCACAGCGCCCTGTGCCTGGAAGGGGCTGCACTTGGTTTACGCGCCACTCTTGTCAGCTTGAAATTGTGAGTAATTTTTGAAGAAGGGCtcgcattttcattttgcatcaAGCGCTGCTGACTATTTAGCTGGTTCTCCTCTCTGACCTTCCCTTTACTTGCAATCCAGGCAGACACACCCCCTTGGGGGCAGGAGCCACCAGTATATACGCCATTCCTCACTCAGAAGGGACGGTTTCCAGGCCCTCACCTTGAAGAAGGCAGCATCTTGGTCCTCCCGGAAGTCTTGCTTGCCTGCGTGCTTCCAGGGAATCCGGAACATGGTCTTGGCTTCATCATCCCAGCACACCCCGGGGAACTGTCCActctccacctgctccaccaCCCAGTTCCGGAGCTTTCGTGTGCAGCGTGCCCTGCCTGATGCCATCCTGGTGGGCAAGAAGAACAGGAAGTGTCAGCAGAACTGACACCTTGGGAGGGAACATCTGCCGccaccctggcccctggggcTGTGTTCAGCCAAGGTCCCTGAGACCCTGAGACAACCCATCCATCTTCTTTTGACTCCAGAAACATTCAGTCTCTGAGACAAAAGTGTTTCATTtcagggaatggatgtagctcaagtggttgagtgtcatgtatgaggtcttgggtttaatccccagaacctcctaaaaaatcaGTACCAAaaaagtttcatttcttccttcacttgCAGTGACAAGAAAATGCACTTTTTAGTATCTCATGCTGTGACATCTAGAAGAAAGTCTTAGGTACCAGtcttaattttagaacatttcaggACTTTATTGTTTGGGAGAGAAAATTCCCTTAGTGATCTGTTCCTGGTGAGAGGCCATGTCAAGACTCCAAGCATTGGCAGAGGCAGTACCTGCTTCCGAGATGCCTGTTTACGAGACCCCCACCAACCTATCATTTGACCCCCATTGCTCTTCTCTGCTTGCCCCAGAGGTAGACGGGGAGGGGGGGGCAGACGACGGCGACGACACCTGGGGGACAAGTATGGAGCGGTGCGGAAGTGGGAAGGGCCAGAGGCAGGAAAACAAACGGGTCAACTGAGGCTGGTGCAAAGAGCCTTTCTCCCCAAACAATCCAGCCACAGGTCCTCCCATTCTTTGCCTACGAGACTTGGGTGATGGCCCTTGGTCAATTTCTTACTCTCATGGCCAAACCCCCTCCTCACAGGTCTTCTATCCCTCGGTCTAGCAGAGGGGTCCCCAGGTGTCCCTGCCAACCTCCCACCTCCAACCTGGCCAGGccttccagcccctgccccaggctgACGCCCAGCCTCGGCTCATCTTACCTGAGCTGGGTGACCAGGGGATCTCAGCTCAGCTCCTGGCGGGGCAGCTTCGAGAGATCTCTCCACCCCTTTCCACAACCCCACCCAGAGTTTCAGTTCTCTTCCTGTGAGGGCCTGTTCCCAGAAATCACGTGGTCTCCTTGTTGCAGGGCAACCACTTGCCACCAGGGGGAAGCAGCCTCCGAGAATCTGTCAGAATTTTGCTGTGAGCAGCAGGAGGGTCCTCTTAGCCCTTGGAGACTTCAGGCTGGGGGGACACTGGGGTCGGGACAGTGCTGCTTCACTCACTCCCCTCTTCCCTCTGATAGCTGCTTGGGGCCTGACCTTCTGTGTGACACTGCTGCCTCCCCAGGGAGGCAGTTTCCTGGGGTCTGGCCTGGGGCCTCTGGGTTGCTGTGTCCACTGGTACATCTGTGTCCCTACAGTACCGACTGGTGCACTATCAGAGGACCTCAAATATCGGGAGGCAGAGAAGGATGAAGCCCAGGCCAGGTGGTGGAGGGGAGGGCCTCCCTTGCCCAGCCACGGTGTCGGTTCCTCCCTGGCCTGGAGTCCAGGGAGGTCAGGTGGGGGGCTAACAGGGGCCCTTCTGGTAAAGCTCTGTTTTACTCTGTTTTCCCTGGTGCCCctagatggggtggggggtgggggacaggaaAAAGGACCACCAAGAAGCCTGGGCAAGGAGACGCCTCTTTATTGGTGCTGGAGTTGTTCCTGAGGGAGTCGGGACACGGGCCCTCATCAGGGCCCTTGCCCTCAGCTACTTCCTTCTGCGGGGGATACTCTGTCCCAAAGGCACCTCTTCTGTCAGTTtctggaaaaggagagagaagatgaTGACCCTGGAAGCCTAGGGCTCAGAAACAGGTTGAACTGGAGACTTCTGCAAGGTGGGGTCGGAGGTGAGGCTGGGTAGGGGCTGCACCTGTAACAAGCGGGCATGGTAGGCAGCGGGATCTTCGCCGGCCGTTGGCTGAGGGCGCATGTGCAGGTAGCGCTCAGTGGCCATCTCCAGTTCTTCCACCTCATACAGGTTGGCTGGGTCCAGTGAGTGGGCATTGATGAGGCTCACAAGATACTCTTTGTAGTGTGCCCTGGGAAGATGAGGGGGCAACAGATCGAGTCTTTTGTTTGACTAATAGTTCTTGGGCACTGAGACAGTCATGAACAAGACAGACAACCTGTGCCTGTTGCCCTTTGCCTCTGCAGGCACAGCCCACCTGTGCACACTGCCTGCTAGTTTGTACCTATCCATGCACTGGCCCAGAGaaccccttccctcccaccccctgcaGGACCTGCTGCTCCCAGAGACCCACTCCTCTGCCTGGCACACCCTTGCCACTATCCCCCCTCCCCAACACCATGCTCCAGGCCCTGCCTGGCACTCACTGGCAGAGGCCGGCATAGCCAGCTGGGGTCTCCTTGCCACAAGCTTCGTCCCTGAGCCCGTTGGGAACCTCTTTCTGCTCCATCACTCGGCAGCCACCTAACCGTAAAGGAAGGAAGGCAACCCTTGTCGGAGGAGGCCAATGACTCTGAAGCCCAAAGAGAATCAGGACAcctggggaggcagggggaggagcCTCCAGGGAGAGGCCTGAGAACAAGAAGCCTAGCTCTAACAGTGGTGGTGGGGTGCTTAGAGATGCCACTGGCTGCAGACCAACCCAGACTTAGCCGAGCTGGCTTTTGGTTCATAGTTACATACTTCTTTGAGACAGCTCTTTTGGTTATTTAGCTCTCACAAAGTTACTCTGTGAGGGTCTCACCTCTATCTAATTTAGAGATGCGAAAGGTTAGAACTTTGTGTAACATCTTTCTGTAGCCCTCATGAAACCTAAAATAGCATCCTATAACAAGTTTCATTAGATACTATGTTCGTTAATGAATCATTATCATTTGGGAATGGAAGGAAAGAATTAGGATTGAGGGCATCATGAGTGCCAAACACTACAATGTAGTCTGATATAAAATAGCTTAGCTGCAAGATGGTATTGCCTCCATTTTCCAGAGAAAGGAACAAGGTCTTGGGAGGTTAGTTAAGGTGCCAAGGGACCTACAACTAAGCAAAGGCGGGCTTTGAGCCCACATCTGATCCCAGACCCAGGGATCAGATCACCCGCCACATGCAATGGGTGCCCAGCACTCCATCGCCCCTTCCCAAAGGCTTGTGCTGACACTTACCTCCAGGAACTGCCCTGGCCCCAGCTGGAGGCTCTGTATTAAACATGATATTGTTGTCCTAAGGAGGAACAGAGAAACAGATGAGCAATATGTTCTTTGAGGCCAGCCTCTGTCGCATTTCCTAGCGGAGGGCCTCCTCCCTTCTTGTCCACCTTGGGCCTGCCCCCTCTTTCTGGGCAACATATAAACCCAGCCAGGCTGACCACCTCTGACCTGGAGCAGCCTCTGGAGCCGAAGAGCAGGCCAGTCCCGCAGGTAGAAGAGGCAATCTCGGGGGTGGTGGCCGTGCAGGGACTTTCTCACCCGGCAGTTAGGGTCTGGACATTTCTGGAGGAAATGGAGACCGTTTGGGATCCCAACAGATGAAGACTGTTGAGGTCCTGGTCTCTTAGGACCCCTGTGTGAGGGGCATGGAGTTGGGGGGAGATGGAGACATTAGAGGGTCAGGACCAAGCAAAGGAGAAGAGGAGGCAAACAGAACTACTTTACATCACATGGACCACCTCATCTCTTCCCCTGGACCACTCCTCTATGGCCTCTGCCCCCAAACCCGATGGTAACCTCCCACCCCCTTCTATCCCTTCCATCCCCATTCTCTGGGCTTACGTTCTTGGCGTAAAAGGCATTGTAACAGCCACTGCAGAACTGGTGGCGGCACTGGGTACAGTCAAAGTGCATGCAGCCTCCTCGGGCCAGTGCATAGGAGAACTTGCAATTAGGGCAGTCTGCAAGGAACAGCAGGTCAGGGCTGGGGCTGCCACTGCTCCTCAAGGCCCTCAAGAGAGCCACTGGCAATGACAGACTACTGGACCAGCTGGCGAAGAGAGGCAGCCTTACCTATGCCATTTTCCTGAAGATACATTGCTAGGCCCTGAGCCTGGTATTCTGGGTCATTGGTGCGTTTCCAGCTCTGGAACTCCTCGCAACTCCGGCCTCGGTGCTGCTCTTCCCACTGCCAGAAGGAAAGCAGGCTTCATGTGGAAGCTCTATCCCAGGCCGCAGACCTTCTTGCAGGCCTCTTCACTCACATCCAGTGGAGTCTAGCCTAGTTCATTTCACCATCATCACGCTTTGCTCAAATCCCAAACCAAGGATCCATCCTTGTTCATTTGTTTCCTCATACCGCCTTGTACTCCTCGGCAAGACCTGTTGTTTCTGCCCGCCA from Dasypus novemcinctus isolate mDasNov1 chromosome 3, mDasNov1.1.hap2, whole genome shotgun sequence includes:
- the IRF9 gene encoding interferon regulatory factor 9 isoform X1, whose translation is MASGRARCTRKLRNWVVEQVESGQFPGVCWDDEAKTMFRIPWKHAGKQDFREDQDAAFFKAWAMFKGKYKEGDTEGPATWKTRLRCALNKSPEFKEVPENGRMDGAEPYKVYRLLPSGTLPAQPGTQKSPSKRHHSSVSSEREEDEVAVKSCTFSPSVLQDPLDNEEPASGSVGHAGIGGGSSGSGSPEPQEGADTAEDSFPGDPESLELLPPPDSDYSLLLTFIYSGRVVGEAQVQSLDCRLVAEPSSFQSSMEQVVFPKPGPLEPTQRLLSQLERGILVASNSRGLFVQRLCSIPISWNAPQAPPGPGLHLLPSNQCVALFKTGCFYRGGSPGQCTSPVVMCLALAAAVLHLPRSPAQDLVLREHCHMEAYNNLHERTWTGTYGAWVPNPSSRQPWISGRRAPAPAPACRVLLQCRWSRPLPATY
- the IRF9 gene encoding interferon regulatory factor 9 isoform X2 yields the protein MASGRARCTRKLRNWVVEQVESGQFPGVCWDDEAKTMFRIPWKHAGKQDFREDQDAAFFKAWAMFKGKYKEGDTEGPATWKTRLRCALNKSPEFKEVPENGRMDGAEPYKVYRLLPSGTLPAQPGTQKSPSKRHHSSVSSEREEDEVAVKSCTFSPSVLQDPLDNEEPASGSVGHAGIGGGSSGSGSPEPQEGADTAEDSFPGDPESLELLPPPDSDYSLLLTFIYSGRVVGEAQVQSLDCRLVAEPSSFQSSMEQVVFPKPGPLEPTQRLLSQLERGILVASNSRGLFVQRLCSIPISWNAPQAPPGPGLHLLPSNQCVALFKTGCFYRDLDRYLRGLGPQPKFQATLDFWEESPGPSPSLPSLITVQMEQAFARHLLEETPEEQAATLSLVQSLGDPLTSSPICSYYLL